From Caulobacter segnis, a single genomic window includes:
- a CDS encoding phosphodiesterase, with amino-acid sequence MAWAASMDIVQISDFHCVADGERAYGRVDTQAMLGRAVAVLNGLTPRPDLVIATGDLVQAGRADEYAALRSILAALEIPLLPCLGNHDARGPFKAAFADLGLSFGPEPFAQYAVDFPALRIVVLDTVTEGSDAASFCAARASWLETALAQDDRPTLIVTHHPPFLTGVPWMDPDTLDWTGGLEQALAGRGSQIIGVISGHIHRAIHTRFAQIPASSCPSTAHQVAFDLTARRPVLSLEPPGFQLHRWTGGQLLTHTVSFDGLQTTFSPPGAEPHR; translated from the coding sequence GTGGCTTGGGCGGCGTCGATGGATATTGTTCAGATCTCGGACTTTCATTGCGTCGCCGACGGCGAGCGCGCCTATGGCCGCGTCGACACCCAGGCCATGCTTGGTCGCGCGGTCGCGGTTCTCAACGGCCTGACGCCGCGGCCGGACCTTGTCATCGCCACCGGAGACCTCGTCCAGGCCGGACGCGCCGACGAATACGCCGCCCTGCGATCCATCCTGGCGGCGCTGGAAATCCCGCTTCTGCCGTGCCTGGGCAATCACGACGCGCGCGGCCCGTTCAAGGCCGCTTTCGCTGACCTTGGCCTGTCGTTCGGGCCCGAACCCTTCGCGCAATACGCCGTCGACTTTCCGGCCTTGCGCATCGTAGTGCTCGACACGGTCACGGAAGGCTCGGACGCGGCGAGCTTTTGCGCCGCGCGGGCATCTTGGCTTGAGACCGCGCTCGCCCAAGACGACCGGCCGACGCTGATCGTCACCCACCATCCGCCGTTTTTGACCGGCGTGCCGTGGATGGACCCCGACACGCTGGATTGGACGGGCGGACTTGAACAGGCCCTGGCCGGGCGCGGAAGCCAGATCATCGGCGTGATCAGCGGCCACATCCATCGCGCGATCCACACCCGGTTCGCGCAGATTCCCGCTTCGAGCTGTCCTTCGACCGCGCATCAGGTGGCGTTCGATCTCACGGCCCGGCGCCCTGTCCTGTCGCTGGAGCCGCCCGGCTTTCAGCTGCATCGCTGGACAGGCGGCCAGCTCCTTACCCACACGGTCAGTTTCGATGGCCTGCAGACGACGTTCTCGCCGCCCGGCGCCGAGCCCCACCGATGA
- a CDS encoding tyrosine-type recombinase/integrase, with protein MGGWTTQSYRQRLATFARGSGVTQRVTPHMLRHTCATPLLEDGVDLLFLQRLLDHENIATTAIDAHVGDASLNRALERARLLAALAA; from the coding sequence ATGGGCGGTTGGACCACCCAATCCTATCGCCAGCGGTTGGCCACCTTCGCCAGAGGTTCGGGCGTCACCCAGCGCGTCACCCCGCACATGCTGCGCCACACCTGCGCGACGCCGCTGCTCGAGGACGGGGTGGATCTCCTCTTCCTGCAGCGTCTGCTGGATCACGAGAACATCGCCACGACCGCCATCGACGCCCACGTCGGCGACGCAAGCCTCAACCGCGCGCTCGAGCGCGCACGCCTGCTCGCGGCGTTGGCCGCGTGA
- a CDS encoding helix-turn-helix domain-containing protein, with protein MSAPDLNAPDPIDIHVGRLVRARRLALGVSQQDLAEALGVSFQQVQKYESGTNRISASKLYKAARALNASPSAFFEGLETAGDASVLTPFADFMAAPSSNRLAVVYPQLTPVQQRILTDLAETLAS; from the coding sequence ATGAGCGCCCCCGACTTAAATGCACCCGACCCGATCGACATTCACGTCGGCAGGCTGGTTCGCGCCCGACGGCTGGCCCTGGGTGTTTCGCAGCAGGATCTCGCCGAGGCGCTGGGCGTCAGTTTTCAGCAGGTCCAGAAGTACGAAAGCGGCACCAATCGCATCTCGGCCTCGAAACTCTACAAAGCCGCCCGAGCCCTGAACGCCTCGCCGAGCGCCTTCTTCGAGGGTCTGGAAACCGCTGGCGACGCCAGCGTCTTGACCCCGTTCGCCGACTTCATGGCCGCGCCGAGCTCCAACCGCCTGGCGGTGGTCTATCCTCAGCTGACGCCTGTCCAGCAACGTATCCTGACGGACCTGGCCGAAACCCTGGCTTCGTAA
- a CDS encoding HAD-IIA family hydrolase: protein MMDLGDGAARLARSRAVLFDWDGCLSNGGRLLPGARELLQALGARAFILSNNSTSQPRDLVRLLADQHVRFDIDRVFLAGHQTLCRQAITAMGQSIHLVASPAMTAFAAAMGIGLSGEPRTVVLLRDTSFTFDKLEAAANALRRCGKLVVANPDLTHPGVDGAVVPETGALQAAIAACLDGAPVDIEVIGKPGPFLFETALARAGVAPHEAVMLGDNPTTDGLGARAVGVPFIQIEPGGAVDMAGLAARLLDPPIRSGTV, encoded by the coding sequence ATGATGGATCTTGGCGACGGCGCCGCGCGGCTGGCCAGGTCCAGGGCGGTGCTCTTTGACTGGGACGGGTGCCTTTCCAACGGCGGACGCCTGCTGCCCGGCGCGCGGGAACTGCTTCAGGCGCTCGGCGCGCGGGCCTTTATCCTGTCCAACAACTCCACCAGCCAGCCGCGCGACCTGGTGCGGTTGCTGGCCGACCAGCATGTTCGATTCGACATCGACCGCGTCTTCCTGGCGGGTCATCAGACACTTTGTCGCCAGGCGATCACGGCGATGGGACAGAGCATCCATCTGGTCGCCTCGCCGGCCATGACCGCCTTCGCCGCGGCGATGGGCATCGGCCTGAGCGGTGAGCCCAGGACGGTGGTCCTGCTGCGCGACACCAGCTTCACCTTCGACAAGCTCGAGGCCGCGGCCAACGCCCTGCGGCGCTGCGGCAAACTGGTGGTGGCCAATCCGGACCTCACCCATCCCGGCGTCGACGGGGCGGTGGTGCCCGAGACCGGGGCCTTGCAGGCGGCCATCGCCGCCTGCCTGGACGGCGCCCCGGTCGATATCGAGGTCATCGGCAAGCCGGGTCCCTTCCTCTTTGAAACCGCGCTCGCCCGCGCCGGGGTCGCGCCGCATGAGGCCGTCATGCTGGGCGACAACCCGACCACCGACGGCCTGGGCGCCCGCGCCGTGGGCGTGCCGTTCATCCAGATCGAGCCGGGCGGCGCGGTCGACATGGCCGGCTTGGCCGCGCGCCTTCTTGATCCCCCCATTCGATCTGGAACCGTATGA
- a CDS encoding protein-glutamate methylesterase/protein-glutamine glutaminase yields MIAGRKIRVLIIDDSATVRQTLASILSEDPQIEVLGVASDPFVAAKRIAEEIPDVITLDVEMPRMDGITFLRKLMAQKPIPVVMCSSLTEAGSETLLQALEAGAVDIILKPKMGVADHLLESKIRICDAVKAAAGARIPGSKRPVPQFVRPDHAPEKKLTADAMLPPPGAAKAMARTTESIICIGASTGGTEALRVLLEALPPDSPGVVIVQHMPEKFTASFAKRLDSLCAVEVKEAEDGDTVRRGRVLIAPGNKHTLLERSGARYYVSVKDGPLVSRHRPSVDVLFRSATRSAGSNAVGVIMTGMGDDGARGMAEMKQAGAFTLAQDEATSVVFGMPKEAIARGCVDRVVPLQTLTMEVLSAANR; encoded by the coding sequence ATGATCGCGGGCAGGAAGATCCGTGTTCTGATCATCGACGACTCCGCCACCGTGCGGCAGACCCTGGCCTCGATCCTGTCGGAGGACCCGCAGATCGAGGTGCTGGGCGTCGCCTCCGACCCGTTCGTGGCCGCCAAGCGCATCGCGGAGGAGATACCCGACGTCATCACCCTGGACGTCGAGATGCCGCGCATGGACGGCATCACCTTCCTGCGCAAGCTGATGGCGCAGAAGCCGATCCCCGTGGTGATGTGCTCGTCCCTGACCGAGGCGGGGTCCGAGACCCTGCTGCAGGCGCTGGAGGCCGGCGCGGTCGACATCATCCTCAAGCCCAAGATGGGCGTCGCCGACCACCTGCTGGAATCGAAGATCCGTATCTGCGATGCGGTGAAGGCCGCGGCCGGTGCCCGGATTCCCGGCTCCAAGCGTCCGGTCCCGCAGTTCGTCCGTCCCGACCATGCGCCGGAGAAGAAACTCACCGCCGACGCCATGCTGCCGCCCCCGGGCGCGGCCAAGGCGATGGCCCGCACGACAGAATCGATCATCTGCATCGGCGCCTCGACGGGCGGGACCGAGGCCCTGCGCGTGCTGCTGGAAGCCCTGCCGCCGGACTCACCCGGCGTCGTCATCGTCCAGCACATGCCCGAGAAGTTCACCGCCTCGTTCGCCAAGCGGCTGGACAGCCTGTGCGCGGTGGAGGTGAAGGAAGCCGAGGACGGCGATACCGTGCGCCGTGGCCGGGTGCTGATCGCGCCGGGCAACAAGCACACCCTGCTGGAGCGCAGCGGCGCCCGCTATTACGTCTCGGTCAAGGACGGGCCGCTGGTTTCGCGCCACCGGCCCTCCGTGGATGTCCTTTTCCGCTCGGCGACCCGTTCGGCGGGTTCGAACGCGGTGGGCGTGATCATGACCGGCATGGGCGACGACGGCGCGCGGGGCATGGCCGAGATGAAGCAGGCGGGCGCCTTCACCCTGGCCCAGGACGAGGCCACTTCGGTGGTGTTCGGCATGCCCAAGGAAGCCATCGCGCGCGGATGTGTGGATCGCGTGGTCCCGCTGCAAACCCTGACAATGGAAGTGCTTAGCGCGGCGAACAGATAG
- a CDS encoding CheR family methyltransferase, translating to MSRHAAVALQAPEAEQLSARNFQRLATFIQDYSGIKMPANKRTMLEGRLRRRMRATRIPDVNAYCHFLFEEDGLAAETIHLIDAVTTNKTEFFREPAHFDFLVAKGLPALAAKGKREIKIWSSACSTGAEPYTIAMIMDEFCEKQRGLDYSILCTDICTEVLDQAIAGRFSEQMIEPVSMARRQRYLMRARDASRAEIRIKPELRGKLSFARLNLMDDAYPIETDLDVVFCRNILIYFDKVTQAKVLKRLCNHLAPGGYLFLGHSESIVGIDLPVAQIANTVFQKR from the coding sequence GTGTCGAGACATGCCGCCGTCGCCCTGCAGGCGCCCGAAGCCGAACAACTCAGCGCCCGCAATTTCCAGCGCCTGGCGACGTTCATCCAGGATTACAGCGGCATCAAGATGCCGGCCAACAAGCGCACCATGCTGGAAGGCCGTCTGCGCCGCCGCATGCGGGCCACGCGGATCCCCGACGTCAACGCGTACTGCCACTTCCTGTTCGAGGAAGACGGCCTGGCCGCCGAGACCATCCACCTGATCGACGCGGTCACCACCAACAAGACCGAGTTCTTCCGCGAGCCGGCCCATTTCGACTTTCTGGTCGCCAAGGGGCTGCCGGCCCTGGCGGCCAAGGGCAAGCGCGAGATCAAGATCTGGAGCTCGGCCTGTTCGACGGGCGCCGAGCCCTACACGATCGCCATGATCATGGACGAGTTCTGCGAGAAGCAGCGCGGTCTCGACTATTCGATCCTGTGCACCGACATCTGCACCGAGGTGCTGGACCAGGCGATCGCCGGCCGCTTCTCGGAACAGATGATCGAGCCGGTCTCGATGGCCCGCCGCCAGCGCTATCTGATGCGGGCCCGCGACGCCTCGCGCGCCGAGATCCGGATCAAGCCGGAACTGCGCGGCAAGCTGTCGTTCGCCCGCCTGAACCTGATGGATGACGCCTATCCGATCGAGACCGATCTCGACGTCGTCTTCTGCCGCAACATCCTGATCTATTTCGACAAGGTGACCCAGGCCAAGGTGCTCAAGCGCCTATGCAACCATCTGGCGCCTGGCGGGTATCTGTTCCTGGGACACTCGGAGTCGATCGTCGGCATCGACCTGCCGGTCGCGCAGATCGCCAACACCGTGTTCCAGAAGCGGTAG
- a CDS encoding helix-turn-helix domain-containing protein, producing the protein MLDVKDKAHVDGDDGASPSARSDQDAVRAHLAGRLRVLRHRAGLSQARLAKSIGVTPSQIHFYEHGQNAIGAATLFILARALGCGIADFYAGLDPMVDDGAPSARSLDAGLDQGATSLVVAYLSLSPEVQAGVLGLVDNLARLSERR; encoded by the coding sequence ATGCTGGATGTGAAGGATAAGGCGCACGTCGATGGCGACGACGGCGCCAGCCCGAGCGCGCGATCCGATCAGGACGCCGTGCGCGCTCATTTGGCCGGTCGTCTGCGGGTCCTGCGCCATCGCGCCGGGCTGAGCCAAGCGCGCTTGGCCAAGAGCATCGGCGTCACGCCCTCGCAGATCCATTTCTACGAACACGGTCAGAACGCCATTGGCGCAGCCACGCTTTTTATCCTGGCCAGGGCGCTTGGGTGCGGGATCGCGGATTTCTACGCCGGGCTCGATCCGATGGTGGACGACGGCGCGCCCTCGGCCCGGAGCCTGGACGCCGGACTTGATCAGGGCGCGACCAGTTTGGTTGTGGCCTACTTGTCGCTTTCGCCGGAGGTTCAGGCTGGCGTGTTGGGGCTGGTCGACAACTTGGCGCGGCTGTCGGAGCGTCGGTGA
- a CDS encoding chemotaxis protein CheW encodes MAGAADQQFVTLGLGAEVFAVSVAHVREILDYQAPFAIPEGPSYLMGLTDVRGRGTPTIDLRLKLGLPAIPPTGATRILVLDVPLEDRVLSLGLIADRVIEVVAFSEDQVEAAPDIGVPWRSEYIRGVVRRDSAAGKGGFVVIFDLARLLTSQDAAALSQAA; translated from the coding sequence ATGGCCGGCGCCGCTGATCAGCAGTTCGTCACCCTGGGCCTCGGCGCCGAGGTCTTCGCGGTTTCGGTCGCCCATGTCCGCGAGATCCTCGACTACCAGGCGCCGTTCGCGATCCCGGAAGGGCCTAGCTACCTGATGGGCCTGACCGACGTGCGCGGCCGGGGCACGCCGACCATCGACCTGCGCCTGAAGTTGGGCCTGCCAGCCATTCCGCCGACCGGCGCGACCCGCATCCTGGTGCTGGACGTGCCGCTGGAGGATCGCGTGTTGTCTCTGGGCCTGATCGCCGACCGCGTGATCGAGGTCGTGGCCTTCTCGGAAGATCAGGTCGAGGCCGCGCCGGACATCGGCGTGCCGTGGCGGTCGGAATACATCAGAGGCGTGGTGCGTCGTGACTCGGCCGCTGGGAAGGGGGGCTTCGTGGTCATCTTCGACCTCGCCCGCCTGCTGACCAGCCAGGACGCCGCCGCCCTCAGCCAAGCGGCCTAG
- a CDS encoding helix-turn-helix domain-containing protein: MSNDNLDPEARITAHVALRLRIRRRMQGLTLDQLAEKASVTPQQIQKYERGLNRVSASKLLQLARALNAPVNYFYDGLQNGGQMSADVEDGLADFLRADDAPALVSAINRIQVRSTRRRLLQLVQAIADEQP, encoded by the coding sequence TTGAGCAACGACAATCTTGATCCCGAGGCGCGGATCACCGCCCACGTGGCGCTCCGGCTTCGCATCCGCCGCCGCATGCAGGGCCTGACCCTCGATCAGCTGGCCGAAAAGGCTAGCGTCACACCTCAACAGATTCAGAAATACGAGCGCGGCCTCAACCGCGTCTCAGCCTCCAAGCTCCTTCAGCTGGCGCGAGCCCTCAACGCGCCAGTGAACTATTTCTATGATGGCCTACAGAACGGGGGCCAGATGTCCGCGGACGTCGAAGATGGGCTCGCTGACTTTCTACGCGCCGACGACGCGCCGGCCCTGGTCTCGGCCATCAACCGCATCCAGGTGCGATCGACCCGCCGACGGCTGCTGCAGCTGGTGCAGGCGATCGCCGACGAACAACCCTGA